In the genome of Leptospira licerasiae serovar Varillal str. VAR 010, one region contains:
- a CDS encoding CCA tRNA nucleotidyltransferase produces MIHSDPNKLISQIPSPFLEDLLEIGNIVRNYGGEAYLVGGSVRDLVLNKIPHEYDLAVSIHPEEIQKIFKRTVPTGIKHGTITVLFHDRSYELTTFRKDEDYIDGRRPETVQFGVSLSEDLKRRDFTMNSLALDLQKKKLVDEHSGLEDIQNSLIRTIGDPVSRFTEDGLRPVRAIRFVSSLGFTIHPETAEAIDSCREITAKVSPERIHDEFLKVLKSKNPIGGLDLLKKHKTLELFSKTKLYSGDWEKHKNGFSKLLHASEKSKIAYFLISCFSEQNWFSDSNLFFKELKFSNQRTKDSQFLVKTLYSLIQQKEELKTSPGLRTHLLHPIAQFAGKKDLWDWCLEVSLLWAAFLNEEPFWLASAEQEWKNNPPLLLSDLSINGNLVREKFPNIPPPKLGEVLRSSLLSVLQDPSLNSENILLENIRNSI; encoded by the coding sequence ATGATTCACTCCGATCCGAACAAACTTATCTCCCAAATCCCTTCTCCTTTTTTAGAGGATCTGTTAGAGATCGGTAACATCGTACGAAATTACGGGGGAGAAGCTTATCTAGTGGGAGGAAGTGTGCGTGACCTGGTCTTAAATAAGATCCCTCACGAATACGATCTTGCGGTTTCGATCCATCCGGAAGAAATACAAAAGATCTTCAAAAGAACTGTACCAACAGGGATCAAACACGGAACCATCACAGTGTTATTCCATGATCGATCGTACGAACTAACGACATTCAGAAAGGACGAAGACTATATAGACGGAAGAAGGCCTGAAACCGTACAATTCGGAGTAAGCCTAAGCGAAGATCTAAAAAGAAGGGACTTCACTATGAACTCACTTGCCTTGGATCTTCAAAAAAAGAAATTAGTGGACGAACATTCCGGACTAGAAGACATACAAAACTCCTTAATCAGGACCATCGGAGACCCGGTCTCCAGATTTACGGAAGACGGACTCAGGCCTGTCAGGGCGATTCGATTTGTTTCCTCATTGGGATTCACAATCCACCCCGAAACCGCTGAAGCGATAGACTCTTGCAGAGAAATTACCGCGAAAGTTTCTCCGGAAAGAATACACGATGAGTTCTTAAAAGTTCTAAAAAGTAAAAACCCGATCGGTGGATTAGATCTATTAAAAAAACATAAAACTCTCGAATTATTCAGTAAAACGAAATTATATTCCGGGGATTGGGAAAAACATAAAAACGGATTTTCAAAACTTCTCCACGCTTCCGAAAAATCGAAAATTGCTTATTTTTTAATTTCCTGTTTCTCGGAGCAAAACTGGTTTTCCGACTCGAACTTGTTTTTTAAAGAATTGAAATTCTCCAACCAGAGAACCAAGGATTCTCAGTTTTTAGTAAAAACCTTATATTCTCTCATCCAACAAAAAGAAGAATTAAAAACTTCTCCTGGACTTCGCACTCATTTACTCCATCCGATCGCACAATTTGCGGGAAAAAAAGATCTTTGGGACTGGTGTTTAGAAGTTTCTCTCCTTTGGGCCGCATTCTTGAACGAAGAACCATTCTGGCTCGCAAGCGCGGAGCAGGAGTGGAAGAATAATCCCCCACTTTTACTCTCCGATTTAAGCATAAACGGAAATCTAGTCCGAGAAAAATTCCCAAACATTCCTCCACCTAAATTGGGAGAAGTGTTACGATCCTCTTTGCTTTCCGTTCTCCAAGATCCTAGCCTCAATTCAGAGAACATCCTCCTGGAAAATATCCGGAACTCCATCTAA
- a CDS encoding ribonuclease HI family protein, with translation MKKFKIYCDGASKGNPGPSSIGVAVYEEETEIHSISSRISDGTNNMAEWAALEAGIEYCLSQGAGEITAYLDSELVVKQFKGEYRVKSPHLQIAKEKVKALTSKLKLFTIYHVPREKNKRADKLANLAFES, from the coding sequence GTGAAAAAGTTCAAAATATATTGCGACGGCGCTTCTAAAGGAAATCCGGGACCTTCTTCCATCGGGGTTGCCGTTTACGAAGAAGAAACCGAAATACATTCCATCTCTAGTAGGATCTCCGACGGAACCAATAATATGGCGGAATGGGCAGCCTTGGAAGCTGGGATAGAATATTGTCTTTCCCAAGGTGCAGGCGAAATTACTGCTTATCTGGATTCCGAGTTGGTAGTAAAACAATTCAAAGGGGAATACAGGGTAAAATCCCCTCACTTACAGATCGCTAAAGAAAAAGTCAAAGCGCTCACCTCCAAACTTAAACTTTTTACCATCTATCATGTTCCGCGCGAAAAGAACAAACGGGCGGATAAGTTAGCAAACCTGGCTTTCGAGTCTTGA
- a CDS encoding arginyltransferase: protein MAKMRLDYFTFLGSLPETPESECAYYPERNSKVKGFFSKEKLPREILDDLFRFGFRRSGTFFYRTNCSACSHCLSYRVILSEFFPSSNHRRTIKKNHDLTLKISPPLIDLDKKDLYVKYQKFRHSGSYGESESEILENMKFQMYEGSENSAELLLYKNDVLLGWILLDLGLETVSAVYSVFDPEEGKRSLGNFLILSSILWAKENGFKEFQLGLFLPGHPKMDYKRNWKPAEILDRDTGVWKKSEFFLSDYFLKNGPNGGRLTF from the coding sequence ATGGCAAAGATGAGGCTGGACTATTTTACATTCCTTGGTTCCCTCCCGGAAACTCCCGAGTCGGAATGTGCCTATTATCCGGAAAGGAATTCCAAGGTGAAAGGTTTCTTTTCGAAGGAGAAACTCCCTCGGGAGATTTTAGACGATCTTTTTCGTTTCGGTTTCAGAAGGTCCGGGACTTTCTTTTATCGAACCAATTGTTCCGCATGTTCTCATTGCCTGAGTTATCGAGTTATATTATCCGAATTTTTTCCTAGTTCGAATCATAGAAGGACGATCAAAAAGAATCATGATCTGACTTTGAAAATTTCTCCTCCTCTTATCGATCTAGACAAAAAGGATTTGTATGTGAAGTATCAAAAGTTTCGACATAGCGGAAGTTACGGTGAATCCGAATCTGAAATTTTGGAGAATATGAAGTTCCAAATGTACGAGGGTTCTGAAAATTCTGCGGAACTTCTTCTTTATAAAAACGATGTACTTTTAGGTTGGATCTTATTGGATCTGGGACTTGAGACTGTGTCCGCCGTGTATTCCGTTTTTGATCCGGAAGAAGGTAAAAGAAGTTTAGGAAATTTTCTGATACTTTCTTCTATTCTTTGGGCTAAGGAAAACGGGTTTAAAGAATTTCAATTGGGTCTTTTTCTTCCGGGTCATCCAAAGATGGATTATAAAAGGAATTGGAAGCCTGCGGAAATCCTGGATCGTGATACAGGTGTTTGGAAGAAGAGTGAATTTTTTCTTTCCGATTATTTTTTAAAGAATGGCCCAAACGGAGGGAGACTTACTTTTTAG
- a CDS encoding SDR family NAD(P)-dependent oxidoreductase, with amino-acid sequence MAKKIIVVGASSGIGKEIASQLIEQGHQVAAFARREKELKKLPASKVKNLFVKHDVTEYSKVPGEFAKAVKALGGLDEIYYASGVMHRVGEEEFPIDKDLEMLEVNLLGCVAWLDSAAAYFQEKKAGKIIGISSIAGDRGRRGNPVYNASKAGMTTYLEALRNRLAVKGIQVVTVKPGMIETPMTEGLPGLMWLITAKEAAQVILAKVNAGKENFYVPARWALVSLIIRLIPSFIFRRLSI; translated from the coding sequence ATGGCTAAAAAGATCATCGTAGTAGGCGCTTCTAGCGGCATCGGAAAAGAAATTGCATCTCAATTGATCGAACAAGGACATCAGGTCGCTGCTTTTGCAAGAAGAGAAAAGGAACTGAAAAAACTTCCTGCCTCCAAGGTAAAGAACTTATTCGTCAAACACGACGTTACTGAATATTCCAAAGTTCCGGGAGAGTTTGCGAAGGCCGTTAAGGCATTAGGCGGTTTGGACGAGATCTACTACGCATCCGGAGTGATGCACAGAGTTGGTGAGGAAGAATTCCCTATCGATAAAGACTTGGAAATGTTGGAAGTCAATCTTTTAGGTTGTGTGGCATGGTTGGATTCTGCAGCCGCTTATTTCCAAGAGAAGAAGGCAGGCAAAATTATCGGTATATCTTCCATTGCAGGCGATAGAGGCCGCAGAGGTAACCCGGTTTATAACGCATCTAAAGCCGGAATGACCACTTATTTGGAGGCTTTACGAAATCGTTTAGCGGTAAAAGGTATCCAAGTAGTCACGGTAAAACCCGGAATGATCGAGACTCCAATGACCGAAGGTTTACCTGGTCTTATGTGGCTCATCACAGCCAAGGAAGCTGCTCAAGTTATATTAGCAAAAGTGAATGCAGGAAAAGAGAACTTCTATGTGCCTGCTCGTTGGGCATTGGTTTCTCTCATCATTCGACTTATCCCTTCTTTTATTTTCCGAAGACTTTCCATTTAA
- a CDS encoding FAD-binding oxidoreductase, with amino-acid sequence MATASKKKTVKKSASPKTKKGGFDPKEFESRLSPVQKVEAWGMNHFSNSKVFLPTSIQDFKDLFSYARDTNTKVAFRGGGCSYGDAATNENGIVVDIRNFNKILSFDPKTGILVAESGVTIKQLWEFGIERGFWPPVVSGTMFPTLGGALSMNIHGKNNFAVGPIGDHVQEFTFLSPDGKESVCSPKKNSDLFYSAISGFGMLGAFLTVTIKLKKIYSGKMKVWPVNTANLQEMYDYFEREYKQSDYLVGWVDSFASGKSLGRGQIHKAVHFKAGEDPDFPENCKLENQILPSTFLGIIPKSWMWLFMYPFSNNLGMRFVNFGKWISGFLNNNKPYQQGHAEYAFLLDYVPNWKFMYKPGAMIQYQSFIPKENAVKGFEEILSLCQKRGIVNWLAVFKKHRPDKFLLTHAVDGYSMAMDFPVTKRNKTKLWELAKEMDEIVVKSGGRFYFAKDSTLRPDVYRRSMPKQNLEKFRAMKKKLDPKNLLESDLFRRVWGE; translated from the coding sequence ATGGCAACCGCCTCTAAAAAAAAGACCGTTAAAAAAAGTGCATCCCCCAAAACTAAAAAAGGCGGTTTCGATCCGAAAGAGTTCGAGTCCCGTTTAAGTCCGGTCCAAAAAGTGGAAGCCTGGGGAATGAACCATTTTTCCAATAGTAAGGTTTTTTTACCCACTTCTATCCAAGACTTTAAGGACCTATTCTCTTACGCTAGAGACACGAATACGAAAGTTGCATTTAGGGGTGGCGGTTGTAGTTACGGTGACGCTGCCACCAATGAGAATGGGATCGTAGTAGATATCCGTAATTTTAACAAGATCTTATCTTTCGATCCTAAAACAGGGATCTTAGTTGCTGAGTCCGGAGTGACCATCAAACAACTTTGGGAATTCGGTATTGAAAGAGGATTTTGGCCTCCTGTTGTGAGTGGAACAATGTTCCCAACTTTAGGCGGCGCTCTTTCCATGAATATTCATGGGAAGAATAACTTTGCAGTCGGGCCGATAGGCGATCATGTCCAAGAGTTTACCTTTTTAAGTCCGGATGGAAAAGAATCGGTTTGTTCTCCTAAAAAGAATTCTGATCTATTTTACTCTGCAATTTCTGGTTTCGGAATGCTTGGCGCTTTCCTAACGGTAACAATCAAACTCAAAAAGATCTACTCGGGTAAAATGAAAGTTTGGCCGGTCAATACCGCAAACCTGCAAGAGATGTACGATTATTTCGAAAGAGAATACAAACAATCCGATTATCTTGTCGGTTGGGTGGATTCATTTGCTTCCGGAAAAAGTTTGGGAAGAGGCCAGATCCACAAAGCGGTTCATTTCAAAGCAGGAGAAGATCCTGATTTTCCTGAAAATTGTAAATTGGAGAATCAAATATTGCCGAGCACATTTTTAGGGATCATTCCAAAGTCTTGGATGTGGCTCTTTATGTATCCGTTCAGCAATAATCTCGGAATGAGATTTGTAAATTTCGGGAAATGGATCTCCGGATTTTTGAATAATAACAAACCGTATCAGCAAGGACACGCGGAGTATGCTTTTCTCTTGGACTATGTTCCGAATTGGAAATTTATGTACAAGCCGGGTGCTATGATCCAATACCAAAGTTTTATTCCGAAAGAGAACGCGGTCAAAGGTTTTGAAGAGATCCTGAGTCTTTGTCAAAAAAGAGGGATTGTTAACTGGCTTGCAGTATTCAAGAAACATAGACCGGATAAGTTTTTACTTACTCATGCGGTTGACGGCTATTCCATGGCGATGGACTTTCCGGTTACCAAAAGAAATAAGACCAAACTTTGGGAACTGGCCAAAGAAATGGATGAGATCGTTGTGAAGAGCGGAGGTAGGTTCTATTTTGCAAAAGATAGTACTCTTCGCCCAGATGTTTACAGAAGATCCATGCCTAAACAGAATTTGGAAAAATTCAGAGCGATGAAGAAGAAGTTAGATCCTAAAAACCTTTTAGAGTCTGATTTGTTCAGAAGGGTCTGGGGAGAATAG
- a CDS encoding LA_3751/LA_3752 family putative glycosyltransferase: MFNRLLSRISSFTGKLSGFLIFGTVFLSLFLVWQYQTGIRVGDGAIKQQQLADLLHNGFPDFSCRYSGKEIDPEFRFLPLDLKKGSTMTHVYKGKCFYVFPFYYTAIQYPFALLMGRFGSFFLSLIFGVLTLKVLFQISELLGLKERSKFLFLILLLLGSAFSLFSTDLSETVLAIYGVTQGIYFLLKEEASSRSTNLVLAGIFFGFAAFFRQETILLAASLSIVYAFRIFRNPKIALFPFTFGTFLFLQAAINYSVVGHPLGSRGYLQDSSSYDLVAQVYYLGQLVFLGNGSLGLFGAYPALIFVVLWKPKSDTLTRVLYGLGIFILLSGLLTSTKFWQGVLFGPRFLITILPFLLLFLFSILEKNWEKLSKPFQITSIVLIFYSVVGGVVFDRLYYKFTKSVVTEQKELSDHTSKIVIYRKGSVFLPSNSFREEREVYEIDSAESFDLLLEKLNQLGKTQVTVVGFKDSYPKEVLVPKSEQFEFKNRNFYQSPSINMETLDFYKIEK; encoded by the coding sequence ATGTTCAATCGTCTTCTTTCCAGGATTTCTTCTTTTACCGGTAAACTTTCAGGCTTTCTGATCTTTGGAACGGTATTTTTATCCTTATTTTTAGTATGGCAGTACCAAACAGGAATTCGTGTCGGGGACGGAGCGATCAAACAACAACAACTTGCGGATCTTCTGCATAACGGTTTTCCGGATTTTTCCTGCAGATACTCCGGAAAAGAAATAGATCCTGAGTTCAGATTTCTACCTTTGGATCTGAAAAAAGGGTCTACTATGACCCATGTTTATAAAGGAAAATGTTTTTATGTTTTTCCTTTTTATTATACTGCAATCCAATATCCATTCGCTCTATTGATGGGAAGATTCGGAAGTTTCTTTTTATCCTTAATTTTCGGAGTGTTAACTTTAAAGGTATTATTTCAAATTTCCGAATTATTAGGACTAAAGGAAAGATCCAAATTTCTATTTTTGATCTTATTACTTTTAGGTTCCGCATTTAGTCTATTCTCCACGGATCTCTCCGAAACTGTACTCGCCATTTATGGAGTCACCCAAGGAATTTACTTCCTGCTCAAAGAGGAAGCATCTTCCAGGTCCACCAACCTAGTACTTGCGGGAATATTTTTCGGATTCGCAGCGTTTTTTAGACAAGAAACAATCCTATTAGCCGCAAGTCTTTCGATAGTTTATGCTTTTAGAATATTCAGAAATCCAAAAATCGCTCTATTTCCATTTACTTTCGGAACATTCTTATTCCTGCAAGCGGCAATCAATTATTCGGTAGTAGGACATCCATTAGGCTCCAGAGGATATCTGCAAGATTCCTCTTCTTATGACTTGGTTGCGCAGGTCTATTATTTGGGACAATTGGTGTTCTTAGGAAACGGTTCCTTAGGATTATTCGGAGCGTATCCCGCACTAATATTTGTAGTTTTATGGAAACCGAAATCGGATACTTTAACTCGGGTCCTATACGGATTAGGGATTTTCATACTTCTTTCTGGACTTTTGACATCCACTAAGTTTTGGCAGGGAGTATTATTCGGGCCTAGATTCTTAATAACGATCCTTCCCTTTTTACTTTTGTTTTTATTTTCGATTTTAGAAAAGAATTGGGAAAAACTCAGCAAACCGTTTCAGATTACCTCCATCGTTCTTATTTTCTATTCCGTTGTGGGAGGGGTCGTATTCGATAGATTATATTATAAATTTACTAAATCGGTTGTCACCGAACAGAAAGAACTCAGCGATCATACTTCCAAGATCGTGATTTATAGAAAAGGTTCCGTGTTTTTACCGTCCAATTCTTTTAGAGAAGAAAGAGAAGTATATGAAATTGATTCTGCCGAATCGTTCGATTTACTTTTAGAAAAATTGAACCAACTCGGCAAAACCCAAGTAACTGTGGTTGGATTTAAGGATTCTTATCCGAAAGAAGTTCTGGTCCCAAAATCGGAACAATTCGAATTTAAGAATAGAAACTTTTACCAAAGCCCTTCCATCAATATGGAAACTTTAGATTTTTATAAAATAGAGAAATAA